The Medicago truncatula cultivar Jemalong A17 chromosome 4, MtrunA17r5.0-ANR, whole genome shotgun sequence genome includes a region encoding these proteins:
- the LOC25491691 gene encoding auxin-binding protein ABP19b, which produces MKIIHILFLFTFFSFTISQAFVNDFCVADLKAPNTNPGYPCKPLASVTSDDFVFHGLVAGKTNNTFKLGATLASVTNFPTLNGLGISAMRVDIDEGGSAPMHTHPDATEFIILVQGEFTAGFITPTSVYSKVLKPGDLFVVPQGMLHFALNSGKGVATAYVFFSSENPTIHLLDFLLFGNKLPSNLVSQTTLIDVDQVKKLKAHFGGSG; this is translated from the coding sequence ATGAAGATTATTCacatactttttcttttcacttttttttcatTCACTATTTCCCAAGCTTTTGTCAATGATTTCTGTGTTGCAGATTTAAAGGCTCCAAACACAAATCCGGGTTATCCATGCAAACCTCTTGCAAGTGTTACATCTGACGATTTCGTCTTTCACGGCCTCGTCGCCGGAAAAACCAACAACACTTTCAAACTTGGAGCCACCCTTGCAAGTGTAACCAATTTTCCAACTCTTAACGGACTTGGAATTTCAGCGATGCGGGTTGACATAGACGAAGGCGGATCAGCTCCAATGCATACTCATCCTGATGCTACCGAATTTATTATACTAGTTCAAGGTGAATTTACCGCTGGATTTATAACACCTACTTCAGTGTATTCCAAGGTATTGAAACCAGGTGATCTTTTTGTTGTTCCACAAGGGATGTTACATTTTGCCCTTAATTCTGGTAAGGGAGTAGCTACtgcttatgttttttttagtagtgaaaaTCCTACTATTCACTTACTAGATTTCCTTTTATTTGGCAATAAATTGCCTTCTAATTTAGTTTCACAAACTACTCTCATTGATGTTGATCAAGTGAAGAAGTTAAAGGCTCATTTTGGTGGAAGCGGTTAG